In the genome of Ancylomarina subtilis, one region contains:
- a CDS encoding ferritin, with product MALNKNVEAILNNQINKEFWSAYFYLSMSNYLNANGMPGFANWMHVQFQEEISHALKMQYFVNERGGRVILEPITEVPSEWDGVLNIYEETLKHEETVTGLINECVNVAMDARDHATVNFLQWFVDEQVEEEATVGEIIDQLKMFNCQGQGLYMMDKEFKARVFVDATKA from the coding sequence ATGGCTCTTAATAAGAATGTAGAAGCGATCTTAAATAATCAGATAAATAAGGAATTTTGGTCAGCATATTTCTATTTGTCTATGTCAAATTACCTGAATGCGAATGGTATGCCAGGTTTTGCTAATTGGATGCATGTACAGTTTCAGGAAGAGATTTCTCATGCGCTTAAGATGCAATATTTTGTAAATGAAAGAGGTGGGCGAGTTATCCTTGAACCGATTACGGAAGTTCCTTCAGAGTGGGATGGTGTTTTAAATATTTATGAAGAAACCCTAAAGCATGAAGAAACAGTAACCGGTTTGATTAACGAATGTGTGAATGTTGCTATGGATGCAAGAGATCACGCAACCGTTAATTTCTTACAGTGGTTTGTTGATGAACAAGTTGAAGAAGAAGCGACTGTTGGAGAAATCATCGATCAATTGAAAATGTTTAATTGTCAGGGACAAGGCCTGTATATGATGGATAAAGAATTCAAAGCAAGAGTATTTGTTGATGCAACAAAGGCCTAA
- a CDS encoding alpha-amylase produces MKKMEWFKLKFPLILCLGFLFLISCSKESTEELEVSPSGEVDLSNGTKSVGNASVMMQAFYWDVPAGGNWWNTVDAKVADWADAGFNAIWLPPAAKAQNGTFSMGYDPFDYFDFGEYDQMGSVETRFGSTTELKSLIGTAHQSGLQVYADIVINHNSGGASEANPYTGNDTWTDFQPKSGMFNRSYDDFHPNDIENNDLAKFGGFPDLCHKKTNVQNWLWKNSNSVAKYYKNEMGFDGWRFDYVKGFEPWVVKEWNASVGGFSVGELWDGNVDYLNWWANEANSSVFDFACYYAMNDAFDGNDLTKLNNDMMWKRNAFRAVTFVTNHDTDEIWNKKLAYAYILTHEGYPCVFYRDYEEWLDKDMMNNLIWIHNNLASGSTSILYADNDEYVARRNGYNGAGLIVYINNSDNWQERWVETNWSNTTIKDYSGNSSWEPVTQSGKWVKIQVPPKGYSVWSVK; encoded by the coding sequence ATGAAAAAAATGGAATGGTTTAAACTGAAATTTCCCCTGATTCTTTGTTTGGGATTTTTATTTTTAATCAGTTGTTCAAAAGAATCTACTGAAGAACTGGAAGTGTCCCCATCTGGTGAAGTGGATTTATCCAACGGAACCAAATCGGTGGGCAATGCGAGTGTCATGATGCAAGCATTTTATTGGGATGTTCCTGCCGGAGGAAATTGGTGGAATACAGTAGATGCCAAAGTTGCTGACTGGGCCGATGCGGGATTTAATGCCATTTGGTTACCTCCAGCAGCTAAAGCACAGAATGGTACATTTTCAATGGGGTATGATCCATTTGACTATTTCGATTTTGGAGAGTATGATCAGATGGGATCTGTAGAAACGCGTTTCGGATCAACTACAGAACTAAAATCTCTTATTGGTACAGCTCACCAAAGTGGTTTGCAAGTTTATGCTGATATCGTTATCAATCACAATAGTGGCGGGGCATCAGAGGCTAATCCTTACACAGGGAATGATACATGGACCGATTTTCAACCAAAATCAGGCATGTTTAATCGTTCTTATGATGATTTTCATCCCAATGATATTGAAAACAACGATTTGGCAAAGTTTGGTGGTTTCCCCGATTTATGTCATAAGAAGACTAATGTGCAGAATTGGTTATGGAAAAATTCAAATTCTGTGGCTAAGTATTATAAAAATGAAATGGGCTTCGATGGTTGGCGTTTCGATTACGTAAAAGGGTTTGAACCTTGGGTTGTTAAGGAATGGAACGCTTCGGTAGGCGGTTTCTCAGTTGGTGAATTGTGGGATGGTAACGTTGATTATCTGAATTGGTGGGCAAATGAAGCAAACTCATCTGTATTCGATTTTGCCTGTTATTACGCAATGAATGATGCTTTTGATGGCAATGATCTGACAAAGTTGAATAACGATATGATGTGGAAGCGCAATGCTTTTAGAGCCGTGACTTTTGTAACCAATCATGATACCGATGAGATTTGGAATAAGAAATTGGCTTATGCTTACATTTTGACACATGAGGGATATCCTTGTGTTTTCTACCGCGATTATGAAGAGTGGCTGGATAAGGATATGATGAACAATCTGATTTGGATACACAATAATTTAGCTTCAGGAAGTACATCTATACTTTATGCCGATAATGATGAATACGTTGCACGCCGTAATGGATACAATGGTGCAGGTCTGATTGTTTATATAAATAATTCAGATAATTGGCAGGAAAGATGGGTTGAAACGAACTGGTCAAATACAACCATTAAGGATTATTCTGGGAATTCGAGTTGGGAGCCTGTTACCCAGAGTGGTAAGTGGGTAAAGATTCAGGTGCCACCAAAGGGATATTCTGTTTGGTCTGTTAAATAA
- a CDS encoding fumarate hydratase: protein MSDFNYQKPFPITKDTTNYRLLTKEYVSTIDVDGRKILKVDPKGLEMLSKQAFADVSFYLRPAHLEKLKTILEDPEASDNDRFVAHTMLLNQVVAAEGELPTCQDTGTAIVVAKKGEDVYTGTDDAMHLSKGVYDTYQERNLRYSQVVPFSMFEEKNTGNNLPAQIDIYANQGNAYEFLFLTKGGGSGNKTFLYQQTKALLNEENLTKFITEKIKDLGTSACPPYHLALVIGGTSAEANLATVKKASTGYFDHLPNEGNEGGQAFRDLEWEKKVVEICRNSEIGAQFGGKYFVHDVKVIRLPRHAASCPVGLGVSCSADRNIKAKINEDGIFLEQLEKEPIKYLPKEAPHLKDAVEINLDQPMEDIRKELSKYPIKTRLSLSGTLIVARDIAHAQIKQMLDEGKEMPEYFKNHPVYYAGPAKTPKGMPSGSFGPTTAGRMDSYVDVFQKVGGSMVMVAKGNRSKAVTDACHSNGGFYLGSIGGPAAVLAKNSIKSIEVIDFPELGMEAVRKIRVENFPAFIIVDDKGNDFFANL from the coding sequence ATGTCCGATTTTAACTACCAAAAACCATTTCCTATTACAAAGGATACGACTAATTATCGATTATTGACCAAAGAATATGTGTCGACTATCGATGTTGATGGAAGAAAAATTCTAAAAGTAGATCCTAAGGGACTTGAAATGCTTTCGAAGCAGGCTTTCGCTGATGTTTCTTTTTATTTGCGTCCAGCGCATCTGGAGAAATTAAAAACAATTCTTGAAGATCCGGAAGCTTCAGATAACGATCGATTTGTTGCACATACCATGTTGCTAAACCAGGTGGTTGCTGCTGAAGGTGAATTACCAACTTGTCAGGATACAGGAACAGCTATTGTGGTTGCGAAAAAAGGTGAGGATGTTTATACAGGAACCGATGATGCCATGCATTTATCAAAAGGTGTATATGATACTTACCAGGAGCGTAATCTTCGTTATTCTCAGGTTGTGCCATTCAGTATGTTTGAAGAGAAAAATACGGGGAATAACTTGCCGGCACAAATTGATATTTATGCCAACCAAGGTAATGCTTATGAATTCCTATTCTTAACTAAAGGTGGTGGTTCTGGAAACAAGACCTTTTTGTATCAGCAAACTAAAGCTTTATTGAACGAAGAGAACTTGACGAAGTTTATTACCGAGAAGATTAAGGATTTGGGAACTTCTGCTTGTCCGCCATACCATTTAGCATTGGTTATTGGTGGAACTTCAGCTGAGGCGAATTTGGCAACAGTGAAAAAGGCATCAACTGGCTATTTCGATCATTTGCCAAACGAAGGTAATGAAGGAGGTCAGGCTTTCCGCGACCTGGAGTGGGAGAAAAAAGTTGTAGAGATTTGTCGCAATAGCGAGATTGGGGCTCAATTTGGAGGCAAGTATTTCGTTCACGATGTGAAAGTGATTCGTTTACCTCGTCATGCTGCGTCTTGTCCTGTTGGATTGGGTGTGAGTTGCTCGGCTGACAGAAACATCAAAGCAAAAATTAATGAAGATGGTATCTTTCTTGAACAATTGGAGAAAGAACCGATTAAATATTTACCTAAAGAGGCGCCACACTTAAAGGATGCAGTTGAGATCAATCTGGATCAGCCTATGGAAGATATCCGTAAGGAATTATCTAAATATCCGATTAAAACTCGCTTGAGTCTAAGTGGAACATTGATTGTCGCTCGTGATATTGCACATGCACAAATCAAGCAAATGCTTGACGAAGGTAAGGAGATGCCTGAATACTTTAAGAACCATCCTGTGTATTATGCAGGGCCAGCAAAAACGCCTAAAGGCATGCCTTCAGGTAGTTTCGGGCCAACTACAGCGGGCCGTATGGATTCATATGTTGATGTGTTCCAAAAAGTAGGCGGTTCTATGGTGATGGTGGCAAAAGGAAATCGTTCGAAAGCCGTAACTGATGCTTGTCATAGCAATGGAGGATTTTATTTGGGATCTATCGGTGGACCAGCAGCAGTATTGGCTAAAAACAGCATCAAATCGATTGAAGTGATTGATTTCCCTGAATTAGGAATGGAAGCGGTTCGTAAGATTCGTGTCGAAAACTTCCCTGCATTTATTATTGTAGATGATAAAGGGAATGACTTTTTTGCAAATCTTTAA
- the secA gene encoding preprotein translocase subunit SecA, with product MGFVDKTLGKLFGNKSDRDLKELAPYLTSIKNEYERIKQLDIDGLRAESQLLKEKIQDYIKAEKDEIAALKEKIEEGSLAVNAKEEIYDKIDVIEKTIDDKIEEVLNQILPAAFCIVKETARRFTENEEIEVTATQFDRDLAARADHVQIEGDKAVWFNSWNAGGTDIVWNMVHYDVQLIGGIVLHQGKIAEMATGEGKTLVATLPVFLNALTGRGVHVITVNDYLAKRDSEWMGPIYQFHGLSVDCIDKHTPNSDERRAAYACDITFGTNNEFGFDYLRDNMATNPKDLVQRRHNYSIVDEVDSVLVDDARTPLIISGPIPRGEHQLYDELKPKVQKLAKAQSDLVMSMFTDAKRLLKSEDKKEQEEGAKLLLRTYKGMPKMKPLIKFLSEQGNKALLLKTENFYMQENNKNMHIITDDLYFVIDEKQNSIELTDIGIDLISGDTDDAAFFVLPDIGSEVAEIEKSDMSDEEKLKTKDEMIQSYAVKSERVHTVNQLLKAYTLFEKDVEYVLMDGKVKIVDEQTGRIMEGRRYSDGLHQAIEAKESVKVEAATQTFATITLQNYFRMYHKLSGMTGTAETEAGELWDIYKLDVVVIPTNRPIARDDREDLVYKTKREKYNAVIDEIGNLVNAGRPVLVGTTSVEISELLSRMLKLRGIKHNVLNAKLHQREADIVAEAGHKGTVTIATNMAGRGTDIKLSDEVKAAGGLAIIGTERHDSRRVDRQLRGRAGRQGDVGSSQFFVSLEDDLMRLFSSDRIVKLMDRMGIEDGEVISHSMISKSIERAQKKVEENNFGIRKRLLEYDDVMNSQREVIYKRRRHALYGERIQVDIANMMFDVCEALVNEYYGGDFEDFKMELIRILSVESPVTAEEFMKEKPEDICQKLYEVVLDVHKRKVETISKQAYPVIKDVYESKAEIYENIVVPISDGTKNFQVVTNLKKAYETEAEELVRSYEKVAILATIDDSWKEHLREMDDLKQSVQNASYEQKDPLLIYKFESFNLFKSMIENTNKSVVSTLMKGHIPLQMNDEVREAKERRRTDMSNLRTSKEDLNSDGAKREPKKAEPVRNVQKVGRNEPCPCGSGKKFKQCHGKGIPA from the coding sequence ATGGGTTTTGTAGATAAAACATTAGGTAAACTATTTGGTAACAAATCAGATAGAGACCTTAAAGAATTAGCTCCATATTTAACGAGCATTAAGAATGAGTATGAAAGAATTAAACAATTGGATATTGACGGCTTACGTGCCGAATCCCAATTGTTGAAAGAAAAAATTCAAGACTATATCAAGGCTGAAAAAGATGAAATTGCAGCTTTGAAAGAAAAAATTGAAGAAGGTTCTCTTGCGGTAAATGCCAAAGAAGAGATTTACGATAAAATAGATGTGATTGAGAAGACCATCGATGATAAAATCGAAGAGGTTCTGAATCAGATTTTACCAGCAGCTTTCTGTATTGTGAAGGAAACTGCTCGTCGATTCACAGAGAATGAAGAGATTGAAGTGACAGCAACACAATTTGATAGAGATTTGGCTGCCCGTGCTGATCATGTGCAAATAGAAGGAGATAAAGCTGTTTGGTTCAACTCCTGGAATGCCGGAGGAACTGACATTGTATGGAATATGGTTCACTACGATGTGCAGTTGATTGGTGGTATTGTTCTTCATCAAGGTAAAATTGCTGAGATGGCAACTGGTGAGGGTAAAACTCTTGTTGCAACGCTTCCTGTTTTCTTGAATGCTCTAACGGGGCGTGGTGTTCACGTTATTACTGTGAATGACTACCTGGCTAAACGTGACTCGGAGTGGATGGGACCTATTTACCAGTTCCATGGCTTATCAGTAGATTGTATCGATAAACATACACCAAATTCTGATGAGAGACGCGCTGCATATGCTTGCGATATTACCTTTGGTACCAATAACGAGTTCGGTTTCGATTATCTGCGTGATAATATGGCAACCAATCCTAAGGATTTGGTTCAGCGTCGTCACAACTATTCAATTGTCGATGAGGTTGACTCGGTTTTGGTTGATGATGCGCGTACACCATTGATTATTTCGGGTCCGATTCCAAGAGGAGAGCATCAGTTATACGATGAGTTGAAGCCTAAAGTACAGAAATTAGCTAAGGCTCAAAGCGACTTGGTAATGAGTATGTTTACCGATGCGAAGCGTTTATTAAAAAGTGAGGATAAGAAGGAGCAGGAAGAAGGAGCTAAGTTATTACTTAGAACCTACAAAGGGATGCCTAAAATGAAGCCCCTTATTAAGTTCTTAAGTGAACAAGGTAATAAGGCTTTATTGTTGAAAACTGAGAACTTCTATATGCAGGAGAATAACAAAAACATGCACATCATTACAGATGACTTGTATTTTGTTATCGATGAAAAACAAAACTCAATTGAGTTAACTGATATTGGTATCGATTTGATCAGTGGTGATACAGATGATGCTGCTTTCTTTGTACTTCCGGATATTGGATCTGAAGTTGCAGAGATTGAGAAATCGGATATGTCTGATGAAGAAAAACTGAAAACAAAGGATGAGATGATCCAAAGTTATGCAGTTAAATCGGAACGTGTACATACCGTGAATCAATTGCTTAAAGCCTATACACTTTTTGAGAAGGATGTGGAATACGTTCTTATGGATGGAAAAGTGAAGATTGTTGACGAGCAAACAGGTCGTATCATGGAAGGCCGTCGTTATTCTGATGGTTTGCATCAGGCAATTGAAGCCAAGGAAAGTGTGAAAGTTGAGGCTGCAACACAAACTTTTGCAACCATTACACTTCAGAATTATTTCAGAATGTACCACAAGCTTTCGGGTATGACGGGTACGGCTGAAACTGAAGCGGGTGAATTATGGGATATCTACAAGTTGGATGTGGTTGTGATTCCAACCAACCGTCCTATTGCCCGTGACGATAGAGAGGATTTGGTTTACAAGACAAAGCGTGAGAAGTATAATGCAGTTATCGACGAAATTGGCAATCTTGTTAATGCAGGTCGTCCTGTATTGGTGGGTACCACTTCAGTTGAAATTTCGGAGCTTTTGAGCCGAATGTTGAAACTAAGAGGTATTAAGCACAATGTACTGAATGCGAAATTGCACCAGCGTGAGGCAGATATTGTTGCTGAAGCAGGTCATAAAGGAACCGTTACCATTGCAACCAATATGGCGGGTCGTGGTACCGATATCAAATTAAGCGATGAGGTAAAAGCCGCAGGAGGTTTGGCTATCATCGGTACAGAGCGTCATGATTCACGTCGTGTCGACCGTCAGTTAAGAGGTCGTGCCGGTCGTCAGGGAGATGTTGGGTCTTCTCAATTCTTCGTTTCTTTGGAAGACGATTTGATGCGTTTGTTTAGTTCTGACCGTATTGTGAAGTTGATGGACAGAATGGGAATTGAGGATGGTGAAGTGATTTCACACTCTATGATTTCGAAATCAATTGAACGAGCACAGAAGAAAGTTGAAGAGAATAACTTCGGTATTCGTAAGCGTTTGCTTGAGTACGATGATGTGATGAACTCTCAGCGTGAGGTGATCTATAAGCGTCGTCGTCATGCTCTGTATGGAGAACGTATCCAGGTTGATATTGCAAATATGATGTTTGATGTTTGCGAAGCTCTGGTTAACGAATATTACGGTGGTGATTTCGAAGATTTCAAAATGGAATTAATTCGTATCCTTTCAGTAGAATCACCTGTTACAGCAGAGGAATTCATGAAAGAAAAACCTGAAGATATTTGTCAGAAACTCTATGAAGTCGTTCTGGATGTTCATAAGCGCAAGGTTGAAACCATCAGCAAGCAGGCTTATCCCGTTATAAAGGATGTTTATGAAAGTAAGGCTGAGATCTACGAAAATATCGTGGTTCCAATTTCTGACGGAACGAAGAATTTCCAAGTGGTTACCAATTTGAAAAAAGCTTACGAAACTGAGGCTGAAGAATTGGTTCGTTCTTATGAAAAAGTGGCTATTCTTGCAACCATTGACGATTCATGGAAGGAGCACTTGCGTGAGATGGATGACTTGAAACAATCAGTACAGAATGCGTCTTACGAGCAAAAAGATCCTTTATTGATTTATAAGTTTGAGTCTTTCAATCTGTTTAAGAGTATGATTGAGAATACCAACAAATCGGTCGTGTCTACTCTAATGAAAGGACATATTCCTTTACAGATGAATGATGAGGTGAGAGAGGCTAAAGAGCGCCGTCGCACAGATATGAGTAACCTTAGAACTTCGAAAGAAGATTTAAATAGCGATGGAGCTAAGAGAGAACCTAAGAAAGCTGAACCTGTACGTAATGTTCAGAAGGTTGGTCGTAACGAACCTTGTCCTTGTGGTTCTGGCAAGAAATTTAAGCAATGTCACGGTAAAGGAATACCAGCTTAA
- the gshAB gene encoding bifunctional glutamate--cysteine ligase GshA/glutathione synthetase GshB, with the protein MKTIHKNLFELLENKSIRSSICDGKFGIEKENVRVDKNGRMATTPHPNILGDKFKHPYITTDFSESQVEMITPPLDSIEEVHGFLETLHDVVSQNIGDELLWPQSLPPLLPNEEDIPIAQFGDKGVSKEKYREVLAQRYGRERQMLTGIHYNFSLSDRLLRKLVKICCPDGDAEAFREALYLKMLRNFMRYRWFLVWLLGSSPVSDPSFKMKSLKTGERKQVTCGNAVSIRTSSGGYRNEEEFFVDFNSLDGFTKSVSNLVAEGRLVGDEELYLPIRLKFDANKDISHVEVRLLDLNPYEKVGISKDSLYLVHLFLLHCLFRCEPEVYDEKQQIIAANNQDLVACYGLKSELKLHSFEGNDISVQDFGREIYKEMQNFMTVSQLSENAAYVSAMKYCENLLNGSLERTSLKIREDIHKNGFIAFHMDMARKYQADTELSSFRFHGFENLELSTQLLLKAALRRGVEFEILDQNENFVRLKQGDKVEYVMQATRTSLDNYSSVLMMENKLVTKTILKESGISVPGGMNYLSKEKALSDFELFEGRAIVIKPKSTNFGLGISILKENNREKVYQRAVEIAFEHDNSILIEDFVPGREFRFFVMGDQVVGILHRVPANVKGDGQKSIRELVELKNQDPLRGKGYVTPLEKISLGEAEAMFLADQNLTFDSVPEKDEIVYLRENSNISTGGDSIDFTDDIHQSYKDIAVKATQALDVEITGLDMMILDVNAEATEENYAIIEMNFNPAIHIHCYPYIGKNRYLNEKVLDALGF; encoded by the coding sequence ATGAAAACAATTCATAAAAACCTGTTTGAACTGTTAGAAAACAAAAGTATTCGTAGCAGTATTTGTGATGGAAAGTTTGGCATCGAAAAGGAAAATGTGCGTGTGGATAAAAACGGACGGATGGCGACCACGCCACATCCCAATATTCTGGGTGATAAGTTTAAACATCCTTATATCACGACTGACTTTTCAGAATCTCAAGTTGAGATGATTACCCCTCCCTTGGATAGTATTGAAGAGGTGCATGGGTTTTTGGAAACTTTGCATGATGTTGTTTCACAGAATATTGGTGACGAACTTTTATGGCCACAGTCATTACCTCCATTGTTGCCCAATGAGGAGGATATTCCCATAGCGCAATTCGGCGATAAGGGAGTTAGTAAGGAAAAATACCGAGAGGTTTTAGCACAACGTTATGGTCGTGAAAGACAAATGTTAACGGGGATTCATTATAATTTTTCTTTGTCAGATCGTCTGCTCAGAAAACTTGTGAAAATTTGCTGTCCCGATGGTGATGCTGAGGCATTCAGAGAAGCTTTGTATTTGAAGATGCTGCGTAATTTTATGCGATATCGTTGGTTTTTGGTTTGGCTTTTGGGCTCTAGTCCTGTGTCCGATCCTTCTTTTAAGATGAAGTCATTAAAAACGGGTGAGAGAAAGCAAGTAACTTGTGGTAACGCTGTATCAATTCGGACCAGTTCGGGAGGCTATAGAAATGAAGAAGAATTTTTTGTCGATTTCAATAGTCTGGATGGTTTTACAAAATCAGTTTCGAATTTGGTTGCCGAAGGAAGACTGGTTGGGGACGAGGAGCTTTATTTACCCATAAGGCTTAAGTTCGATGCAAATAAAGATATATCACATGTAGAGGTTCGTTTGCTGGATTTAAATCCATATGAGAAAGTGGGTATTTCAAAAGACAGCTTGTATCTGGTTCATCTGTTTTTATTGCATTGTTTATTTCGTTGCGAACCCGAAGTGTACGATGAAAAACAACAGATAATTGCAGCAAATAATCAGGATCTTGTGGCCTGTTATGGTTTGAAGTCAGAGCTGAAATTACACTCTTTCGAAGGAAACGATATTTCTGTTCAGGATTTTGGTCGTGAGATTTATAAGGAGATGCAGAATTTTATGACTGTTTCTCAATTGTCGGAGAATGCAGCTTATGTTTCAGCAATGAAATATTGTGAAAACCTACTGAATGGTTCTCTTGAAAGAACATCATTAAAAATTAGAGAGGATATTCATAAGAATGGTTTTATAGCATTTCATATGGATATGGCAAGGAAATATCAGGCTGATACAGAACTAAGCAGTTTCCGATTTCATGGATTTGAGAATTTGGAACTTTCAACTCAACTTCTTTTAAAAGCGGCATTGCGTCGGGGGGTTGAATTTGAAATTTTGGATCAGAATGAAAATTTTGTCCGTCTCAAGCAGGGAGATAAGGTTGAGTATGTGATGCAGGCGACTCGGACATCTCTGGATAATTACAGTTCGGTGCTTATGATGGAAAATAAGTTGGTTACCAAGACTATTCTGAAAGAATCAGGAATAAGTGTGCCGGGTGGAATGAATTATTTATCAAAAGAGAAGGCGCTTTCTGATTTTGAACTTTTTGAAGGTCGTGCTATTGTGATTAAACCGAAGTCCACCAATTTTGGTCTAGGTATTAGCATTCTGAAGGAAAATAATAGGGAAAAGGTTTATCAGCGAGCTGTTGAAATTGCCTTTGAACATGATAATAGTATTCTGATAGAAGATTTTGTTCCTGGAAGAGAGTTTCGATTTTTTGTCATGGGAGATCAGGTTGTGGGAATTCTACACCGTGTGCCCGCCAATGTTAAGGGAGATGGACAAAAATCTATACGCGAGTTGGTTGAGCTGAAAAATCAAGATCCGCTTCGGGGTAAAGGTTATGTGACACCGCTTGAAAAAATCAGTTTAGGGGAAGCCGAGGCTATGTTTTTAGCCGATCAGAACTTAACTTTTGATTCAGTTCCTGAAAAGGACGAGATTGTTTATTTAAGGGAGAACTCAAATATTAGTACGGGAGGCGATAGTATCGATTTTACAGATGATATCCATCAGTCGTATAAAGATATTGCAGTGAAAGCAACCCAGGCTTTAGATGTAGAAATCACAGGTTTGGATATGATGATTCTGGATGTGAACGCCGAGGCTACTGAGGAAAACTATGCAATAATTGAAATGAATTTCAATCCTGCCATCCATATTCACTGTTATCCTTACATCGGTAAGAACCGATATTTAAACGAGAAGGTTTTGGATGCTTTAGGATTCTAA